In one window of Cytophagaceae bacterium ABcell3 DNA:
- a CDS encoding transposase: MLRRHYKKKSSGFKQWEQKEHAEDYLVFPDNIGEHLSIDEVALSKGELYTFITNKNGRGKKGSLVASVKGTLSANIIQVLEKIPLEQRNKVKEVTLDMAKNMESSARTCFPMANLVTDRFHVVRLALEALQHIRVNQRWVELDMENKAIEAAKKNGVRYKAPLLPNGDTPKQLLARCRYVFAKKKADWTQSQEQRANIAFENYPDLKKAYDHVLGFRLIYESNTKISAEKKFAEWINKTHEMGTKEFLTVANTVSNHMSNILNFFDNRSTNANAESFNSKIKLFRANLRGVVDTRFFLFRLSKLFA, from the coding sequence TTGTTGAGGAGGCACTATAAGAAGAAAAGCAGTGGGTTTAAGCAGTGGGAACAAAAAGAGCATGCAGAGGACTATTTGGTCTTTCCGGACAATATCGGAGAGCATCTTAGTATAGACGAAGTTGCACTGTCAAAAGGAGAGTTGTACACTTTTATTACCAATAAAAACGGGAGAGGCAAAAAAGGCTCTTTGGTAGCTTCTGTAAAAGGCACATTGTCGGCAAATATCATACAAGTCCTAGAGAAAATCCCTCTGGAACAAAGGAATAAAGTAAAGGAAGTAACCCTTGACATGGCAAAAAACATGGAGTCATCCGCAAGAACATGTTTCCCCATGGCAAATTTGGTTACAGACCGCTTTCATGTAGTAAGGCTGGCCCTGGAGGCTCTACAACATATAAGGGTCAATCAAAGATGGGTTGAACTAGATATGGAAAACAAGGCTATCGAAGCTGCCAAAAAGAATGGCGTTAGGTATAAAGCACCCTTATTGCCCAATGGGGACACCCCAAAGCAACTTTTGGCCCGCTGCAGGTATGTCTTTGCCAAAAAGAAAGCTGATTGGACTCAAAGCCAAGAGCAGAGAGCCAACATAGCTTTTGAAAATTATCCAGACCTCAAAAAAGCTTATGACCATGTTCTTGGGTTTAGGCTAATATATGAAAGCAACACAAAAATATCCGCTGAAAAAAAGTTTGCTGAATGGATCAATAAAACTCATGAGATGGGAACCAAGGAATTTTTAACGGTAGCAAATACAGTAAGCAACCATATGAGCAATATTCTAAACTTCTTTGACAATAGATCTACCAATGCAAATGCGGAATCTTTTAATTCAAAAATAAAGCTCTTCAGGGCAAACTTAAGAGGCGTTGTAGATACAAGGTTCTTCTTGTTCAGGCTCTCTAAGCTTTTTGCTTAA